The following are from one region of the Microbacterium sp. BK668 genome:
- a CDS encoding M14 family zinc carboxypeptidase codes for MQRSRRITLAAITSAVLVGTAGVVAAPAAQAIPVNSHCGTESAGNRSSFVTHDQLTRELQRIERTTGGVVDVSVAGYSNEGREIYQARVGTGDTVILVQSQIHGNENHGTEALLSLLKEFGGNTRSAAEIRENVTIVAIPRLNVDGGERDTRQNQMSWDEVVADFPQLTGVDPAWNYQPGVPGFDVNRDFNPDLDYVPQPADFPGNSADTGWYITPEAQTVRDVYAGLEGEFGVVDYFVDLHNQWPCYAQEGTGDMSPLSISARFIADPTEFGDWPNFDYDASRRANVAVYDALQAYGDSAFGDLTLYPQNTNLPGTALGSFALRGSATVLFETSSNTQSDGQKRNGFLAKQVEIGLRGLITAVADGSIATLDPEDYEEIPERIYLPAD; via the coding sequence GTGCAGAGAAGCAGAAGAATCACCCTCGCCGCGATCACCAGCGCTGTCCTGGTCGGCACCGCGGGCGTCGTCGCCGCACCCGCCGCCCAGGCGATCCCGGTCAACTCGCACTGCGGTACCGAGTCCGCCGGGAACCGGTCCTCGTTCGTGACGCACGACCAGCTCACGAGGGAGCTGCAGCGCATCGAGCGGACCACAGGCGGTGTCGTCGACGTGTCCGTGGCCGGCTACAGCAATGAGGGACGGGAGATCTACCAGGCTCGCGTCGGCACGGGCGACACGGTGATCCTCGTCCAGTCGCAGATCCACGGAAACGAGAACCACGGCACGGAGGCGCTTCTCTCGCTGCTGAAGGAGTTCGGCGGCAACACCCGGTCGGCCGCCGAGATCCGCGAGAACGTCACGATCGTGGCGATCCCCCGGTTGAACGTCGACGGCGGCGAGCGCGACACGCGGCAGAACCAGATGAGCTGGGATGAGGTCGTCGCGGACTTCCCGCAGCTCACCGGCGTCGACCCCGCCTGGAACTACCAGCCCGGAGTCCCCGGGTTCGACGTGAACCGCGACTTCAACCCGGACCTGGACTACGTGCCGCAGCCGGCGGACTTCCCCGGCAACAGCGCGGACACCGGCTGGTACATCACCCCCGAGGCCCAGACCGTCCGCGACGTGTACGCGGGGCTCGAGGGCGAGTTCGGGGTCGTCGACTACTTCGTCGACCTCCACAACCAGTGGCCCTGCTACGCGCAGGAGGGCACAGGTGACATGTCGCCGCTGTCGATCTCGGCGCGGTTCATCGCCGATCCCACCGAGTTCGGGGACTGGCCGAACTTCGACTACGACGCGTCCCGTCGCGCCAACGTCGCCGTGTACGACGCCCTGCAGGCATACGGCGACTCGGCGTTCGGCGACCTGACGCTCTACCCCCAGAACACCAACCTGCCTGGCACGGCGCTCGGATCCTTCGCGCTGCGCGGGAGCGCGACCGTGCTCTTCGAGACGTCGAGCAACACGCAGTCCGACGGCCAGAAGAGGAACGGGTTCCTCGCCAAGCAGGTCGAGATCGGCCTCCGGGGGCTCATCACCGCAGTGGCCGACGGCTCGATCGCGACGCTCGATCCCGAGGACTACGAGGAGATCCCGGAGCGGATCTACCTCCCTGCCGACTGA
- a CDS encoding DUF2975 domain-containing protein produces MGGSTIWVLRVVIALALAGSLLVQTMIVPALWFDLEGETMWGRITVVSIAMLGVVSMQIFAVCVWQLLTKVRRGSVFSESSFSYVNVIIGAIAAASVLVFTLAVLLAPGETAPGIVGLVCGAALVLAGMALLVVVMKALLRQAIAREREVRMLRSELDEVI; encoded by the coding sequence ATGGGCGGGTCAACGATTTGGGTGTTGCGTGTCGTGATCGCGCTCGCGCTGGCGGGCTCGCTCCTCGTGCAGACGATGATCGTGCCCGCCCTCTGGTTCGATCTCGAGGGAGAGACGATGTGGGGGCGGATCACCGTCGTCTCCATTGCGATGCTCGGGGTCGTGTCGATGCAGATCTTCGCCGTCTGCGTATGGCAGCTCCTGACGAAGGTGCGGAGAGGATCGGTGTTCTCGGAGTCGTCGTTCTCGTACGTGAATGTCATCATCGGGGCGATCGCCGCGGCATCCGTGCTCGTCTTCACGCTGGCCGTCCTGCTGGCACCGGGCGAGACCGCCCCTGGCATCGTCGGACTCGTGTGCGGCGCCGCGCTCGTGCTGGCCGGTATGGCGCTGCTGGTGGTCGTGATGAAGGCACTGCTCAGACAGGCCATCGCACGCGAGCGCGAGGTGCGGATGCTGCGCTCCGAGCTGGACGAGGTGATCTGA
- a CDS encoding helix-turn-helix transcriptional regulator: protein MPIVIDVDVMLARRKMAVGTLAERVGITPANLAVLKNGRAKAVRFSTLDALCEALQCQPGDLLRWEPSTAAEADVDAAGSGRASAG from the coding sequence GTGCCGATCGTGATCGACGTGGACGTGATGCTGGCGCGCCGGAAGATGGCGGTGGGAACGCTCGCGGAGCGGGTGGGGATCACTCCCGCGAACCTCGCGGTGCTGAAGAACGGCAGAGCCAAGGCCGTCCGCTTCTCCACGCTCGACGCCCTGTGCGAGGCCCTGCAGTGCCAGCCCGGGGACCTCCTCCGTTGGGAGCCGTCGACGGCCGCCGAGGCGGACGTCGACGCCGCCGGCTCCGGGCGAGCGTCGGCCGGGTGA